Genomic DNA from Candidatus Zixiibacteriota bacterium:
GTCAGCCCTCGATCATCTCCACATTGGCGCGCGGAATGATCGCCTCCTCGCCGCTTTCAAACCTAACCCCGAGTATTCTCGCTTTGGATTCCGATTCGAGTTTGTGCAGCGGCGAAGGCAGATCGACTACCATGCCGAGCCGTCCAAAATGAGGGTGGCGAATAACTCTGATAGGGGAACCAACCGACAGTCCCGCTACGTCCTGATCCACGGCGTCGGTGCGGATGGCTGCCTTTGGTGTCGGTATGACAACCTCAGGCCGGATTACTCCGGCGCGAATCTGCGTGGCGCCGTTAATACAGGCCACCTCGCCCTCGTGGCGCCTGAGCAGTTCAAACGTCTTTGCGGCCATGTTGATCTGGCCGAAGCCTTCGGTCACGACCAAAGTCGTCGCCGTATCTTCCGAACCAGTGATCGCGACTCCGATATCATAACCCAGGAAGTCGCGGAGATCTTTGTCATCGAACCCGCCAACCACAATTCCCCGCACGTTAAGTTGAATCGCCTTGCGCAGCGCCGCCGCGGTCACAAGTGAGCCGCCGACTATGACCTTGCCGGTCATTGAATCGTTTATCAGATCCTGGTCGAGGACGACAGTGGGGTCCGTTACGGCAACGTGGATGGGGCCGTTCTTCTCGCCCCCGATTCCGAAAATCCCCTGTACGAAACTGGCCATGCACTGGACCTCGACACCCTCTCTCGGATATACTTGCGTGATCTGTCCGTGCACGTACGCTTTCACCTCGACCGGGCTGGGCAGGCCGCGTTGGAGCACCTGGCCGGTGATCGAGGAAATCGACTCTATGCTGCCGTCGATTGTGGCATGGCATGGGTTCTTGAAGATAAACAGTGTTTTCGAGAGCGCGATCAACTCGCCGCTCTTGATCGGATCGCCCACTTTCTTAAGCATCACCATCTCGATATCTTCCGGCGGGATGCCGAGCTTGTTGGCGACATTTATAGGCACCACATTGCCGGGTAGCTCGGTGCGGGCCACGACATCGTCGGGGCCGACTTTGTCGCCCACCTTGACGAGCACGTCGCCCTTCAGCGGCAGGATGCGCTGTTTCTTTACCAGCAGTTCTTCTTTGACTTTGAGTCCGGGAGTATATGCGTGGCCCATGAATGACTCTCTGATTTACAATTTTCGCTGTGCCTTCTTTTTTCTCAGGCGGACGATCACTATCACAAAGATTATGAACAGCGGGCCGCCGAAATACAGCCCGTAGTTGCGCGCCTTCTTTCCGTCGGTTCCGATATCAGCTACTTTGACTGGTTCGGCCGATACCGCGGGTGGTGTCTCACCTATCGACAATGACATTACCATATGACGCAAAATCGGGAGGCCGCCCGCGTATTCCGCCGACGGCGCGTAGAAATAGAAATTGGCGATACCATGTTCGTAGAACTTCATCGCCAGGAGATTGGTCCGGGGGCCGGAGCGATCGCCCGGCACCTCCGACTCAATAGAGACACGTCCGCCCTCACGATCAAACACGATCGAGTCGCGGCAGGGAGCCGCCAGGAAGGCGTCCGGCGTGACCTCTTTGATCGGTCGCCGGAACTCCCTGGTCAGCGTGTTTACAACAGAATCGATCTGTTCCGGCAAGAGTTGCCCGACCGTGTCAACAGTAAGAATCAGATACAAACCCTGAAAGAGAGCGTAGGTTTTCGTTTCCGAAAAGACCGCCTCGAAATCGACCTCTTTCTCCGGGTCTCCTCGGGTCAGGTAAACCTCGGCAGTCGTGTAATCGACCTGGATCCAGGACTCCGGATAAACGAAATGGAATTTCCCGTTGTAACTGACAAACGTCCCCGCACCTGCCGGAACATACGACCCCACAACTGCGAGGATGGTGCAGCCTATCACCAGAACAATGCGAACCGGATTCATCGTGAACATTTCTCAAATCCTAAAGTGACTTTTCCAGCGCTTCTGCCGGGTATATATCCAGGTCGGTCATCCACTTCTTGAGGAAGGCGACCCGGTCCTTATCCGCCAGCGACGAAAGATCGAACGGTCGCCCTCTGCCGTCCAGAATGATCCCCACCACGCCGCCGTGGAGGTCGCGCTCGACCTTGTTGCCCGGACCGGCGCCAATATCGAACCCACGCTCCGGCTCCAGCACGGCGCGCGCAGTTTGCGGAAGGCCGTTCTCCTGAAGGCCCAGCCTGAACAGCTTCATCTCGAGATAATCGAGCGTGCCGCTGACCGCGCCGTCGGGCAGGGCGATGTGATATTTCAGGATCGGGCCCGGTTTCTTGGCGACACCCACCGGCGCCACACAAGTACCCAGATGGATAAGGCAGTCCTTTTCGAAAACTTCGGTGGCGGCGCGCGGCTGAACTTCCGTGAGCACGCCCAGCTGCGGCATCATGAAGATCGAATCGACCGCCAGCCGCGTAACGCCCTCGGGCAGGAACGCGTCAATCAGCATCAGTCCGGCCTGCTGGCGGCGCGGCGCGTGCGAGAGCACCCCCCCCGACCCGATCAGCATGTCGAGAGTCATCATGTTCACGATAGTCTGTCCGGATGTGGACTGCTCAAACGCATCGGCGATCGTACGCTGCTGCTGCACGCCTTTCAGAACGGTCGCGAAATTCTTGTGCTGGATGAACGCCAGCCGCAGGGCCTCTTTGGCAATCGCCTGCTCGAAAATCAGCTCCTGCATCGATTGTGGGATGGTCGTGGGGCGGATCATCTTGTTCTTGACCCGGTTGCGCAGGTCGCGCTCGTTCATTTCGAACGGCACCCAACGCATGACCATCGGCAAAGTCGCCTCCGCGAACACATTTGAAATCGAGTAGGACATGCCCAGGTTGGCGGAGACTGTCCGGTTGAAAATGCCGGTCTTGCCGTCGGGGCGGAAAACCGAAAAGACGTCGGTCGTGGCGCCGCCAATATCGACTCCGACCGCCTCGATATTGTACTGGTCGGCTATCGTCTTGATAATCAGCCCGACCGCGCCGGGTGTGGGCATGATAGGGGCATCAGTCCACTCCATCAATTTGCGGTAGCCCGGAGCTTGCGCCATAACATGCTCCATGAAGAGCTCATGGATTTCCTCGCGAGCGGGGCCGAGGTTTTCCGTTTCCAGTACCGGACGCAGATTCGCAACTGTACGAAGGTCCACCTTGCTTGAGAGCGTCTTTTGTACCGCATCGGTGGCGTCTCTATTGCCTGCATAAATGATAGGCAGCTTATAACCGGTACCAAGACGCGGTCTCGGATCGGCGGCGGAGACCAGCTCTGCAATCTCAACCACATGGGTGGTTGTGCCACCGTCGATCCCGCCCGAAAGCAGGATCATATCCGGGCGCAAGTGCCGGATGCGTTCGATCTGCTGGTGGGGGAGACGCTTGTCGTTGGAGGCGATTACGTCCATGACAATCGCGCCCGCGCCAAGCGCCGCACGCTCGGCCGATTCGGCGGTCATGGACCGCACCACTCCGGCGACCATCATTTGAAGTCCGCCGCCGGCCGACGATGTCGATATGTAGACGTCGGTGCCGACCCCACCCTGGGCCGGAGAAATAAACCGGTTGTTCTCGTCCAGCAGTTTCCGGCCGGACAACTCCTCGAGCTCGGCCACCGCATTCAGAACGCCCATAGTGACATCCTCGAAAGGGGCCTCGACCGTCGTGGGCGCTTCCCCCCGCGAAAGGAGGCGGTACTCGCCGTTCACATATTCTATCAGAATCGCCTTGGTGGTGGTGGAGCCGCAGTCGGTGGCGACGATTACCTTGATATCATCGGGGTTTTCGAATCTGGCCATCTTCTACTCAAAAACTCTTTCCGCATTTCGGCGTTTCCAGTGCGACATCTCCCATGCGGGTAGCATTGTTGCCCAGGCCACTGGAGGGCGCCTGTCAAGTCAAGTCGACTACTATACAACCCGGTCTCCTGGTTGTAAAGGTCGATTTTGGTTTCGGAATCGCACTGGCGCCCAGTTACTCAACTGGCTCACCGTTCCTTTTCGCTTGACTTGGCTTATTGGCCCGGATAGATTGCCGCCTTTGAAGTTCCGCAGCCTTGCCCAGACCCTCCCGAACGAACCGGGCCGCCGCGGCTGCAAGGCAGTGTTTGACAAGCGCGGGGTTCGTTCGTCGTGCTTCTGTAAGCCCGGCACCAAAAAACTTAGCAGACCGTGGGCTGAAGAAAGAGATTGGATTTGCCAGGATTGACCGACCGTTACCGACCGCTCCTGACCCCGCCGGTAGCTCTCTTTCTCTTTGCCCTGGCCATATCGCCCGCAACTTTCGCCCAAAATCCGGAACCGAATCCGTCTGACTCCGCTCTGATCTCGGCGGTCGGCTCCTCGCTCATGACCGGGCCGCGTCCTGCCGTGATCCTGTCCGGCGGCGACCGCGACAACGATGACGGAGGCGAAATCCGCCTCACCTGGCAGCTTTCGCCCGATGACATCAAAGGCGGCATCGTTACCGGCTACAAAGTGCTCAAGGCCTCGGAGCCGGGCGGCCCGTTTGTAGAGGTCGGCGATATGGCGCCCGGCACAAGTCAGCTCGAGGGTGGGGAAACCGACGACGGTCGGCCGTATTACTTCAAAGTGATCACGCTGTCGATGGTTCCGTCGGGCAACGGTGCTCTGGTCGAGGTTTCGAGCGAATCAGAGATCTACGGTCCGATCGTCTCATCGGCGCAATGGTTCCACATGGGGCGGCTGAACGTCTTTGTCGGTAGTGTCCTGGTCGTCTTTCTCATTCTCTTTATGATCCGGAAGGCCAGATCCGGCCGCGAGCTCTACGTCCGCAAGATCGCCGGTCTGGATGCGGTCGACGAGGCCATCGGGCGCGCCACCGAGATGGGCAAGAAAGTCATCTATGTACCGGGGATCGACGACATGGACAACGTGATGACCATCGCGTCGATGATCATCCTCGGCTATGTTGCCGAGATGACCGCTACATATGATACCTATCTCGAGGTGCCGGTATCCAAGTCCATGGTGATGGTTACGGCAAAAGAAGTGGTCAAGGAGGCCTATACCAAAGTCGGGCGCGCCGACTCGTACAAGATGGACCAGGTGCATTATCTCACCGATGATCAATTTGGGTATGCGGCGGCAATCGACGGTATCGTGGTGCGTGAAAAGCCCGCGACCATGTTCTACATCGGTTCGTTCTTCGCTGAATCTCTCATTCTTGCTGAAATTGGAAACGCGGCCGGAGCTATTCAGATTGCCGGTACGGCTCAGCCGACCCAGTTGCCGTTCTTCGTGACCGCGTGTGACTATACGCTGCTCGGCGAGGAGATGTTCGCGGCCTCGGCGTATCTCTCGAAAGAGCCCAGACTGCTCGGTTCGCTTAAGGGACAGGATTACGTTAAGGCGGTAATCCTCGTCCTCGTGGTCATCGGCATTATACTCGAAACTTTCGGTGTCTGGGACTTCTCCCGACTCTTCACGGTGGTATAGCCATGCGCAGAACTGTCCCACTGTTGATTACCGGAATTGTAGGCGTCGTGTTTGTCGTCTCGTATTTCATTCCCCATAAGCCGTTCAGTAATCTCAATGACTGGTTTTCTGACTGGTTTTCGATCGTGGCCGCCTGTGCGATTGTGCTAGGCTCGCTTAATCTGATTCTGATTTCTTCGCAGAAAGTCGCCCGTCGCAAGGAAGACTGGGGCTACGCAGTAGTAATAATCGTTTGCTTTCTTATAACGGTGATCGCCGGGATCGCCGGCGGGCGCGGCTACCAGAACACCGGTACGGCGTTCGAGTGGTTGTACCGCTACCTGTACGTTTCGTTGTCTTCTACGATGTATGCGATTCTGGCGTTTTATGTAGCGTCGGCGTCGTATCGCGCCTTCCGGGCGCGGAATATCGAGGCCACCATGCTGCTGGTGGCGGCTTTTCTCGTCATGTTGGGGCGAGTGCCGATCGGCGATGTCATTACCCAGTTTCTGCCCGAGGGCGCCCGCATATCCGACTTTCAGCAGTGGATCATGGACTTTCCGCAGACCGCCGGACAGCGTGCTATCATGATCGGCATCGCGCTCGGCCTGACCTCGACCTCGCTGCGGGTGATTCTCGGTATCGAGCGTTCGCATCTCGGGGGAGGCGACTGAGCCATGTCGCGTCGGACCATTGAAATCGCGCTTGTGGTGGTCGGTCTCGCATTGTGCACGCTGGCTTACCTGGGGAAGAAGAACGTGCAGGGTTGGCACAGCGGTTTTGAGTTCTCCCCAACTACATCCCAGATCGTGATAGGATTAATCGGCCTGTCCCTGGTCTGGATCTTAGTTCGCACACTTCAGGACAAGGCGGTCGGCCGGCGAACGGTGTTTTTGTACGTGGGAATCGCTATTGCGCTTCCTCTATTCATGTCGATCGATCAGGATATCGTTATCTCGGAAAACACCCGCCATGTATATGAATCGCTCGGGGAACTGCCGCCCGGTTCTAAAGTGCTGGTATCATTCGATTACGATCCGGCCTCCTCGCCGGAGCTCCAGCCGATGGCCGAGGCGTTTCTGGCCGAGTGCTTCCGGCGCGATCTGAAAGTCATTATGGTCGCGCTTTGGGCCCCGGGCGCAATTCAGGCCAATATCGCTCTTGACACCGTTCGGGCGCGATTGGGATTGGACACTACCGAGCTCGTCTACGGCGAGGACTACTGCAATCTCGGATACCAGGCGGGACGGGAGTTTGTCATCCAGCGTATGGGCACCAGTTTCGAGGCCATGTTCGGCACCGATGTGCGTGGCACGCCGTATCGACAGATTCCGCTGGTCAGAAACGTCAGGAACTTCTCTGACATCAACTATGCCTTCAATATTTCCGCCGGTTTCCCCGGCACGGTGGAATGGGTACAGGTGGCAGTTAGCCGGTTCGGTTTGAAACTGGGCGCGGGCAACACGGCAGTACAGGCGCCACAAGTGTATCCCTATTTGCGGGCAGGACAACTGCAGGGGCTCCTGGCCGGTATCAACGGGGCGGCGGAATTCGAGAAGTTGATTGGCCTCAAGGCAGTCGCCACGACATACATGCTGGCTCAGACGTTTGCTCACTTGATTGTGATCGCATTCATCATAATCGGCAACATTGCCTATTTCCGAGGTGAGCGCGAAACGAAACTCCGCGGGAGGACACAGTAGGCGTATGGATCACCTCGGACTCTGGCTGGCGGGATTGCTGACACTAGGCATCTACTCGTTTCTCTACCGTGACAATCCCTGGTACAAAGTCAGCGAGGCGATATTCGTGGGCGTGTCAGCCGGCTACTGGGTGGTGTACGAGTACTGGCAGAATTTCGTGGGCAAATTCTGGGATCAGAAAGGGGATCAGCCCTGGCTCTGGATCGGCGCGGCGCTGGGCCTGATGATGCTCATGCGCCTGATACCAAAAATCGGATGGATCTCGCGCTGGCCGCTTTCGTTTATCATCGGCGCAACATCCGGTCTGTGGCTAATGCTCTACCTGACGACCAATTGTATCGCTCAGGTCGAGGCGACGATCTTCCCCCTTTTCGGCGCCGACTTTGACGCCTCCGCAATCGCCATCTTCAGCAACTTTGTGCTGGTCGCCGGGACGATCTGCGGTGTCGTCTACTTCTTCTTTTCCAAAGCGCACACTGGCGCTTTCGGCGCGACCGCGCGGGTGGGCATCTGGACGATTATGATTACGTTCGGGGCGATGTTCGCGCTGACCATCATGAACCGGATGTCGCTTCTGATCGGGCGCACGTCGTTCATCTTCGGCGAATGGCTGGGGTTACTCAGGTAATGATCGCCCGCCGCTCGACACCCGATTCGGGGACCTGCGGCTCACTCAGGATATCCACATTCTGTCTATTCCTGCTGCTCGGAGTGGCTGCACAATTGTCGGCCCAGGAGGGGGCTGTGGATACAACGACCAGATCGAATCCGCAGATCCCGCCCGCACCGGTGACTTCGCTTATCGCAGAGGATTTCAACTACGACGATGGCGAGAACATCATGCTCACCTGGGTGCCGTCGATTGATGACCAGCCCGCGATCGGTGGTGTAACCGGTTACCAGGTCTTCCAGATCAGGAATGATGGCGTTCCGGAGAAGCTGGCGGATCTCCTGCCCGGAGCCAACAGCTTCCGCGCACAGGACCTCCAAATTGACAGTACCTACCGGTTCTATGTTGTGGCATTGGCTGACGGGGTGTCGTCGGAGTCAATTCGCACCGCGCCGATACGCACTGAGCGGGAGTGGATCGACTGGAACCTGTGGAACCTGATGCTGATCACGCTGATAATCGGCGGCGCCATAATCGTTTTCATCGAGACCGCCAAGCGGGGGAAGAAGCTGTTTGTGCGGAAGATCGCCGGCC
This window encodes:
- a CDS encoding DUF6754 domain-containing protein — translated: MTDRYRPLLTPPVALFLFALAISPATFAQNPEPNPSDSALISAVGSSLMTGPRPAVILSGGDRDNDDGGEIRLTWQLSPDDIKGGIVTGYKVLKASEPGGPFVEVGDMAPGTSQLEGGETDDGRPYYFKVITLSMVPSGNGALVEVSSESEIYGPIVSSAQWFHMGRLNVFVGSVLVVFLILFMIRKARSGRELYVRKIAGLDAVDEAIGRATEMGKKVIYVPGIDDMDNVMTIASMIILGYVAEMTATYDTYLEVPVSKSMVMVTAKEVVKEAYTKVGRADSYKMDQVHYLTDDQFGYAAAIDGIVVREKPATMFYIGSFFAESLILAEIGNAAGAIQIAGTAQPTQLPFFVTACDYTLLGEEMFAASAYLSKEPRLLGSLKGQDYVKAVILVLVVIGIILETFGVWDFSRLFTVV
- a CDS encoding glutamate mutase L — translated: MARFENPDDIKVIVATDCGSTTTKAILIEYVNGEYRLLSRGEAPTTVEAPFEDVTMGVLNAVAELEELSGRKLLDENNRFISPAQGGVGTDVYISTSSAGGGLQMMVAGVVRSMTAESAERAALGAGAIVMDVIASNDKRLPHQQIERIRHLRPDMILLSGGIDGGTTTHVVEIAELVSAADPRPRLGTGYKLPIIYAGNRDATDAVQKTLSSKVDLRTVANLRPVLETENLGPAREEIHELFMEHVMAQAPGYRKLMEWTDAPIMPTPGAVGLIIKTIADQYNIEAVGVDIGGATTDVFSVFRPDGKTGIFNRTVSANLGMSYSISNVFAEATLPMVMRWVPFEMNERDLRNRVKNKMIRPTTIPQSMQELIFEQAIAKEALRLAFIQHKNFATVLKGVQQQRTIADAFEQSTSGQTIVNMMTLDMLIGSGGVLSHAPRRQQAGLMLIDAFLPEGVTRLAVDSIFMMPQLGVLTEVQPRAATEVFEKDCLIHLGTCVAPVGVAKKPGPILKYHIALPDGAVSGTLDYLEMKLFRLGLQENGLPQTARAVLEPERGFDIGAGPGNKVERDLHGGVVGIILDGRGRPFDLSSLADKDRVAFLKKWMTDLDIYPAEALEKSL